A stretch of Numenius arquata chromosome 11, bNumArq3.hap1.1, whole genome shotgun sequence DNA encodes these proteins:
- the LOC141470154 gene encoding protocadherin gamma-B5-like, with protein MAVSQRQRESESRRRAGGRVLLVLGALLLVLCCRAAAERIRYAIPEELGRGSLVGPLARDLGLSPAELPARKLRVASAANRQLKYFTVSGESGNLYVSERLDREEMCGESASCSVSFEALVQNPLNVFHVEVDIQDINDNAPTFSKAALDLEIAELTLAGARFPLEMARDADVGSNSLLTYQLTSNPSFTLDIKESPDGSKRPELILERELDRERQSSFELVLTAVDGGDPVRSGTVQIRVNVTDANDNAPVFSKSLYEAKLRENVPSGSLVLQVRATDADAGSNGRVSYSFGNVPDDVRALFSVDSDSGEVRTAGPLDFEEKSKYRFGLEARDGGGLTAHCEVQIDIIDENDNAPEITVLSVSSPVPEDAPAGTVVALLNVNDPDSGENGQVSCELSGEAPLSIVTSSGGSYKVVTASALDREEASEHRVTVVARDRGSPSLWSRASLVLEVSDVNDNAPVFEEAAYSAYVAENNAAGAAVVRVQARDADAGANGRVSYWLAGGSACAAGAAAYVSVEARSGAVYAQRSFDYEQCREFAVAVRAQDGGAPARSSTATVRVFVLDRNDNAPRVLWPAPGDAGAAGSVASGPAPFEVVPRSADAGYLVAKVVAVDADAGRNAWLSYELVQASEPALFRVGLHSGEVRTARAVSERDAAKQRLVAVVKDHGQPALSATATLHVVLAESLQEALPELSERAAGADSPAELQFYLVLALALLSALFLLSVALAVLARLRRAGPPAVLRCLGAQRFSVAGAAFPADFCEGTLPYSYNLCVAPARAVAEAAWPSPPPLPIVPAEDLLGAEACGKPIPSSSAGAGEPPADPDAPQVCKPARSPSFP; from the coding sequence ATGGCGGTCAgtcagaggcagagggagagtgagagccGGCGGCGAGCAGGCGGGcgagtgctgctggtgctgggcgcTTTGCTGCTGGTCTTGTgctgccgggcggcggcggagcggatcCGCTACGCCATCCccgaggagctgggcagaggctcGCTGGTGGGGCCGCTGGCGCGGGACCTGGGGCTGAGCCCGGCGGAGCTGCCGGCACGCAAGCTGCGGGTGGCGTCTGCCGCTAACAGGCAGCTGAAATACTTCACGGTGAGCGGGGAGAGCGGGAACCTGTACGTGAGCGAGAGGCTGGACCGGGAGGAGATGTGCGGCGAGTCGGCGTCCTGCTCCGTCAGCTTCGAGGCGCTGGTGCAGAACCCGCTCAACGTTTTCCACGTCGAGGTGGACATCCAGGACATCAACGACAACGCGCCGACCTTCAGCAAGGCTGCTCTCGACCTCGAGATCGCTGAGTTGACGCTCGCTGGTGCTCGTTTTCCGCTGGAGATGGCCCGAGACGCGGACGTGGGCAGCAACTCGCTGCTGACTTACCAGCTCACTAGCAACCCGTCCTTCACACTGGACATCAAGGAGAGCCCGGATGGAAGCAAGAGGCCGGAATTAATTCTGGAGAGAGAGCTGGACCGGGAGAGGCAGAGCTCCTTTGAGCTGGTGCTGACGGCGGTGGATGGCGGGGACCCCGTGAGGTCCGGGACTGTCCAGATTCGCGTCAACGTGACGGACGCCAACGACAACGCGCCCGTGTTCAGCAAAAGCCTCTACGAGGCAAAACTGCGGGAAAATGTGCCGTCGGGGTCGCTGGTGCTGCAGGTGCGAGCCACGGATGCGGACGCGGGCTCCAACGGGCGGGTCTCGTACTCCTTCGGCAACGTCCCGGACGACGTCCGCGCCTTGTTCAGTGTCGATAGCGACAGCGGCGAGGTGAGGACGGCGGGGCCTCTGGATTTCGAGGAGAAGAGCAAATACCGCTTCGGACTGGAGGCGAGGGACGGCGGCGGACTCACGGCTCACTGCGAAGTGCAGATCGACATCATCGACGAGAACGACAACGCGCCCGAAATCACGGTGCTGTCGGTGTCGAGCCCGGTGCCCGAGGACGCGCCCGCAGGCACCGTGGTGGCCCTGTTGAACGTGAACGACCCGGACTCCGGGGAGAATGGCCAGGTGTCGTGCGAGCTGTCGGGCGAGGCGCCGCTGTCGATCGTGACGTCGTCGGGCGGCTCGTACAAGGTGGTGACGGCGAGCGCGCTGGACCGGGAGGAGGCGTCCGAGCACCGTGTGACGGTGGTGGCCAGGGACCGGGGCAGCCCGTCGCTGTGGAGCCGCGCGTCGCTGGTGCTGGAGGTGtcggacgtgaacgacaacgcgccggtgTTCGAGGAGGCCGCCTACAGCGCCTACGTGGCGGAGAAcaacgcggcgggcgcggcggtggTGCGCGTGCAGGCGCGGGACGCGGACGCGGGCGCCAACGGTCGCGTGAGCTACTGGCTGGCGGGCGGCAGCGCgtgcgcggcgggcgcggcggcgtaCGTGTCGGTggaggcgcggagcggcgcggtgTACGCGCAGCGCTCCTTCGACTACGAGCAGTGCCGCGAGTTCGCGGTGGCGGTGCGGGCGCAGGACGGCGGGGCGCCGGCGCGGAGCTCCACGGCCACGGTGCGCGTCTTCGTGCTGGACCGCAACGACAACGCGCCGCGCGTGCTCTGGCCGGCGCCGGGAGACGCGGGAGCGGCGGGGTCGGTGGCGTCGGGGCCGGCGCCGTTCGAGGTGGTGCCGCGTTCGGCCGATGCCGGGTAcctggtggccaaggtggtggcGGTGGACGCGGACGCGGGGCGCAACGCGTGGCTGTCGTACGAGCTGGTGCAGGCGTCGGAGCCGGCGCTGTTCCGCGTGGGGCTGCACAGCGGCGAGGTGCGGACGGCGCGGGCCGTGTCGGAGAGGGACGCGGCGAAGCAGCGGCTGGTGGCCGTGGTGAAGGACCACGGGCAGCCGGCGCTGTCGGCCACGGCCACGCTGCACGTGGTGCTGGCCGAGAGCTTGCAGGAGGCGCTGCCGGAGCTGAgcgagcgggcggcgggcgccgACTCGCCGGCCGAGCTGCAGTTCTACCTGGTGCTGGCGCTGGCGCTCCTCTCCGCCCTCTTCCTGCTCAGCGTGGCGCTGGCCGTGCTGGCGCGGCTGCGCCGTGCCGGGCCGCCCGCCGTCCTGCGCTGCCTGGGCGCGCAGCGCTTCTCCGTGGCCGGCGCCGCCTTCCCGGCCGACTTCTGCGAGGGCACCTTGCCCTACTCCTACAACCTGTGCGTGGCGCCGGCACGCGCCGTCGCCGAGGCCGCTTggccctcgccgccgccgctgcccatcGTGCCCGCGGAGGATCTGCTGGGCGCGGAGGCCTGCGGGAAGCCGATCCCGAGCAGCAGCGCCGGCGCGGGAGAGCCGCCCGCCGACCCCGACGCCCCGCAGGTCTGTAAGCCCGCGcgctctccctcttttccctga
- the LOC141470155 gene encoding protocadherin gamma-A12-like, producing the protein MCGAGSRWVRRERALLWCVLVAAWEAAWGQLRYSVPEEMPKGSFVGDVAKDLAIELTALQDRGARIIDRGRRQYFSLHGKTGHLVTAERIDREQLCRLVAKCVLRCEVVVEGEMQVYGIEVEITDINDNAPSFKESEVEERISETTSPGWRFPLAEAHDPDVGRNSLQSYELSGDEHFSLAVQAGPGGDQRPELVLAKALDREEAAFHEVVLRASDGGEPPRTGTARIRVLVVDANDNAPAFSQAEYTVRVAEDVPVGSVLVTVTATDADDGINGDVKYSLKKATDLATELFQLDPKTGAITLVRSLDFEDVESYELKVQARDGGGLFDTAKVDITVTDVNDNTPELSVTSQLSTISEDAPPGTVVALVHVQDPDSGANGQVSCSLDGGVPFRLSRSRGSYYSVLTARELDREEVSEYNVTVLAADGGSPSLRSSAVLALRVLDVNDNAPVFAEARYSARVPENNAAGALLLRVRAWDADWGANARVRYRLWEGRVRGAPLSSYVSVQAETGALYALRSFDYEEVREVGLWVRAEDGGAPALSSNVSVRLEIVDENDNAPQVLYPPPAPASASGSGSGSASEWWSGVELWPRSAEAGSLVAKVVAVDADAGQNAWLSYELAKATEPGLFRVGLHSGEVRTARLPLARDAARQSLVVVVKDHGRPALSATATLRVVLGESVAELLSELGSAAAAAAAAPGEAAGSLTRWLVLAVAAVSCLFLAFMLLLLALRLRRWRRSQLPAAGSGALRGVPASHFVGIDGVRAFLRSYSHEVSLTADSRKSQLRFSGGSCCDTLPARPPPDEPAPLLHEDPDGARRADPAAPPYGDVKMYV; encoded by the coding sequence ATGTGCGGGGCCGGGAGTCGGTGGGTCCGGCGGGAGCGAGCCCTGCTGTGGTGCGTCCTGGTGGCGGCGTGGGAGGCGGCGTGGGGTCAGCTGCGCTACTCGGTTCCCGAGGAGATGCCGAAGGGCTCGTTCGTGGGCGACGTGGCCAAGGACCTGGCGATTGAGCTCACGGCGCTGCAAGACCGCGGTGCCCGCATCATAGACAGAGGCAGGAGGCAGTATTTCTCCCTTCACGGGAAGACGGGACATTTAGTGACGGCAGAGAGGATAGACAGAGAGCAGCTGTGCCGGCTGGTGGCGAAATGCGTGCTGCGCtgtgaggtggtggtggagggggaaATGCAAGTTTACGGAATCGAAGTGGAAATCACCGACATTAATGACAACGCCCCCAGTTTCAAGGAATCAGAGGTAGAGGAGAGAATAAGCGAGACGACATCCCCGGGTTGGCGGTTTCCTTTGGCCGAGGCTCACGACCCGGACGTGGGACGGAATTCCCTGCAGAGCTACGAGCTGAGCGGCGACGAGCACTTCTCGCTGGCCGTGCAGGCGGGCCCCGGCGGGGACCAGCGTCCCGAGCTGGTGCTGGCGAAGGCGCTGGACCGGGAGGAGGCGGCGTTCCACGAGGTGGTGCTGAGAGCGAGCGACGGCGGAGAGCCGCCGCGGACGGGCACGGCGCGGATCCGCGTGTTGGTGGTGGACGCCAACGACAACGCGCCTGCATTCAGCCAGGCGGAGTACACGGTGCGTGTGGCGGAGGACGTGCCCGTGGGCTCCGTCCTCGTCACCGTCACGGCCACTGACGCCGATGATGGGATCAACGGGGACGTCAAGTACTCTTTGAAGAAAGCTACCGACCTGGCAACAGAGTTATTCCAGCTGGACCCTAAGACGGGAGCGATCACTTTAGTGCGAAGCCTGGACTTCGAGGATGTCGAGTCGTACGAACTGAAGGTGCAGGCACGGGACGGCGGAGGACTTTTCGACACTGCGAAAGTGGATATCACCGTGACAGACGTGAACGACAACACGCCGGAGCTGTCAGTGACTTCTCAGCTGAGCACGATCTCTGAGGACGCCCCGCCGGGGACGGTGGTGGCCCTGGTGCACGTGCAGGACCCGGACTCGGGGGCCAACGGCCAGGTGTCCTGCTCACTGGACGGGGGAGTCCCGTTCCGGCTGAGCAGGTCGCGGGGCAGCTACTACAGCGTGCTGACGGCGAGGGAGCTGGACCGTGAGGAGGTGTCGGAGTACAACGTGACGGTGCTGGCGGCGGACGGCGGGTCGCCGTCGCTGCGGAGCAGCGCGGTGCTGGCGCTGCGGGTgctggacgtgaacgacaacgcgccggtgTTCGCGGAGGCGCGGTACAGCGCGCGGGTGCCCGAGAACAACGCGGCGGGCGCGCTGCTGCTGAGGGTGCGGGCGTGGGACGCGGACTGGGGTGCGAACGCGCGCGTGCGGTACCGGCTGTGGGAGGGGCGGGTGCGGGGCGCGCCGCTGTCGTCGTACGTGTCGGTGCAGGCGGAGACGGGCGCGCTGTACGCGCTGCGCTCCTTCGACTACGAGGAGGTGCGCgaggtggggctgtgggtgcggGCGGAGGACGGCGGCGCGCCGGCGCTGAGCAGCAACGTGTCGGTGCGGCTGGAGATCGTGGAcgagaacgacaacgcgccgcagGTGCTGTAcccgccgccggcgccggccTCGGCCTCGGGCTCGGGCTCGGGCTCGGCCTCGGAGTGGTGGTCGGGCGTGGAGCTGTGGCCGCGGTCGGCGGAGGCCGGGTCgctggtggccaaggtggtggcGGTGGACGCGGACGCGGGTCAGAACGCGTGGCTGTCGTACGAGCTGGCCAAGGCGACGGAGCCGGGTCTGTTCCGCGTGGGGCTGCACAGCGGCGAGGTGCGGACGGCGCGGTTGCCGCTGGCCCGCGACGCGGCGCGGCAgagcctggtggtggtggtgaaggaccACGGGCGGCCGGCGCTGTCGGCCACGGCcacgctgagggtggtgctggGCGAGAGCGTGGCCGAGCTGCTGTCGGAGctgggcagcgcggcggcggcggcggcggcggcgccgggcgaggcgGCCGGCAGCCTGACGCGCTGGCTGGTGCTGGCCGTGGCGGCcgtctcctgcctcttcctcgccttcatgctgctgctgctggcgctgcgcCTGCGGCGCTGGCGCCGCTCGCAgctgccggcggcgggcagcggcgcctTGCGCGGCGTCCCGGCCTCGCACTTCGTGGGCATCGACGGCGTCCGCGCCTTCCTGCGCTCCTACTCGCACGAGGTCTCGCTCACCGCCGACTCGCGCAAGAGCCAGCTCCGCTTCTCGGGCGGCAGCTGCTGCGACACCctgccggcccgcccgccgcctgaCGAGCCCGCGCCGCTGCTCCACGAGGACCCTGACGGCGCCCGCCGCGCTgaccccgccgctcccccg